In Synchiropus splendidus isolate RoL2022-P1 chromosome 15, RoL_Sspl_1.0, whole genome shotgun sequence, the genomic stretch AGGGACTGGAGAAACCACAGCGGCACATTTGTTAATAATTGATATGTGTATGAATTGCATCATATTCTTTCCACAATTGATGCAATTCAGTTTTAGTTTGAAGGCGTTTTAAGAAGCCGTTTAACTGCCCCCTACAGGGCGCAAACCAACCTGCATCTCCACATACGTTGACGGAAGGTTGTACTCTGGCGGCAGCTTCCGATCATTGTTGATCAGATGATCGAGGCTGGATGGGCTCAATATGGGCTGAGGGTGAATAAACAGAGGTGCACTTCAGTACCTTCATTTTGTCAGGCTGAGGGAAAATAGGTAGGCATGCATGGGTTCCCCTTGAATGACTTATCTCTGCATCACAGCATGCAAAAACTTTGATGTTGTCCCACCTGTGTGTCCAAGAAGATGACCCTTTCTTGCGTGATGAAGAAATCGATCCCTGTGCTCTGGTTCCCTGCTCTTTCTTTAATCTCTTGTGTCTGTGCTCTGAATACGTAGCCTCTGAGGAAGTACAGCAAAGAAAGTCTTCAACCATCTTAACAAGCTAAAAAGGCCACACTTTCTGAAAGACACATcaagaaaatatcatttttaacTGAAACGGACAACAGCTTCAACTCAGAGGTGAGCGTCTAAATGTTGCTTGCCAAAACACTTCATACCTTTGGTCTTCTTCTGGTGTGTTTGCAGACAACAGTGACATGACTGTGGATTTCCCGGTTCCTTGCAGGCCTATGACACCCACGACCAACATGTCCGTCTGATGTCGCAAGTACTGAAACATATTTTACACATAAATATGAATgataaatctaaatctaatctAAAGGCAGAGTTGCTTCACCTCCATGGCACTGTCGCACCAGTTCATCTGATCATCCACAAGCTTGATGCTGTGCTTCATCTTCTCAGCGGGGACAAGTTTGGCCTGGCCAACCATCGCTGAAGGAAACATTTGGTATCATCTGCACGGTCACAACAACTGTCTTCAATCCTTCGTGACTCACGGTCCACTGTGCTGCTGGACGCTGAAGAACCCATTCCTCGATTTTGAATCTGGTACACAGGCTGGGTCGGACGCTGCCCTTCCCTCTCTATCTTAGATGGTCCAGAAGGCTGTGCTGCGGTCTCTGGAGGGGTCCCCGGTTTAGTCCCATCATCTCTGGCTTTCATGAGCATGATTGGCTTCTCAATGACCGGGACTCCGCTCGCTGGTGTGCTCTGAGACGTCTTTGCCTTGAAAATACCAATCAGAGTACGCAGATGGAAAGGTTTGTTCAAAGCAGCCACCATTTCTTAGTCATAAAACAAGTGTAAAACTCACATTTGTGACCAGTACCACTACGCATAAACCACAATGATGAAATGACACTTCTTTCTTTGATCGGCTGTGCCGTCCTCAATCTGTTCTGAATTGACTATATGCTACAGTTTGACTGCTTGAGTGGTCAATTTAAACCTTTTTGTTTCACTCTTTTGACATTTGAATAATTATTATTGGAATATACAAAACCCATTATGGCACAATCAATATTTTGGCTGGACGCAATGGAGCAGCACTTAGCTGCATATTCGTAAGCATAAGTCTGACACACACCCTTTCACCTGGGGGCTTGGCAAGGATGATCGGGGTCTTCTGTATGAGTGGTCCAGGTGGATCTTCGCTCCCATCCTAAACACGTCACGATTAGCCTCACAGGACGAAACCAGCCGCGTCGTCGCATGAATGAGCGCTCACCCTCCGTTCCCTCGGCTGGTAGTCTCTCTCACGACTCGGACCGGAGAGATTTTGCCCTGGTGGTCCAATAATGTCCCGCTCACCCCGTCTTCGCCTCCTCCTGCGGCCCGGCCCGTACATCCCAGGCTGACTGTGACCGGATTCGGACATGACTGACCGCAAACAAGCCTGGCACCGGAGAGTGGCAGCAAACAAGAGCGGCGTCTACTGAGGGCACTTAAGAAAACCTCAGGCTAAAACAAAGCTCCATTAGGATAATGACACACTTCTACGTTTGTAATAAGCGATCATTCCTCTTAAGCTAACGCAGGTATGtcgtaataaaatgtaatttcaaataCAGGTAAGGTACATGTCCATGTAAACAAAATCCAAGACGACTGgaccagtgtgtgtttgttttgattttccaGTTAAACCGGTATCATTCGCGACCTCCCGACTTAAGTGAGAAACTAAGTAACCCCGCCCGCCGTTAAAGCTACAGGACATAAAATCTAACGCAACGCTGTTCGCTTTCTAAATTAATCCGCTGGAAAACGTTGTAGTAAATTAGTTCCGAGATTATTGTGGCTTGACGCGAGTACTTAGTTGCTTTATTCACGATGGATACGATGAGCGACGACGGTATCTGAAATGAATTACATTTTGATTACATCGTTGATTATTCGTGAAACTATTGACTGACCAAATGTATATGTACACATTGATACGAACAGCACAGTAATCTCATTCATGAGTGGAACCTTCTTCTCGtaaaagcaaaacacaaaaaccaaaTGCTGGTCGCCCCAATAATTTACCGGAAGaagaaatgaagtggaaataCGGACAGAACGAGAGGaatgtcaaaatgaaatgtcaaattTCTCAtctcaaacaaatatttgtttaaggTTTCGAGAAAATGCAGATACACCTCAACGAGCACTAGGTGGCGGTGTGCGTTTCATAATGTTCACCCAGCCGCCAATAcataacagaagaagaagatggcgCCACTGTGTTCCGGGCAGCACTGTGTTCGGACGCTGTAAAATACTTAAATGTAAGAGGTGGTCCATCTAATCCAACAATTCTTGGCGCGTAATGATCATAATTTTGTCTGGCTAGGTTTTGTTTCTGGATAGAAATTCCTACTAACGTTTGCACTGTAATTTAGATCCTGGTGTCAATGTGGAATAACAGTGTTGTTTAGCTGTTATGCTTGTGTCGACTAATATAATGGTATATTACATACAAAGCCGGGTGTTTTCGCTCGACGTCTTAAAGCGCCACGCTTTTAAACTGGAATGACCGATGTCATCGCTGACTGTATCATGCATTGTGCAGTGTTGTTTTGCTACAATTCACCGTGTATCTAATCGTGAGTTTTATAGCTCACATCTTTAAAAGAACCCTTCATCCGTGGAAAGGTTGTGGATgagaaaaacatctgaaaacacttcgTCAAAATTCAAGGCACTTTATAACACCTGTGGTTATGAAAAAGTTGTTCAGTTTGCAGTTGATGTCAAGGTTGGCCAGATGAGGATGCACTTTTAATACAGTGATACAGAAACATTTAatgcaaaaaaattaaaataaaaatgagaatgttttatattttaatatattatacTTCCTGTCAACAAAGGACCAAGTATAATACAGATCATTGACCTGTGAAGGCCCAAGACTCACAACATTAACTGACATTTTGCATAGGTTTTTCAATGTTAACCCCCCTGTTGTCCTTTATACAATCATACAATCTCTTTCTATGCTCTGGATTAGCAGGACCATCTGCACGTTTCTCAGACGCTGGCTGGTGATAGTGTGAGTCTCCAAGCATCACATGGAGCTGAGTGGACGTCAGGAGAAATGTTGGGTTTGTGGAGAGACCTTCGGCAACATAGCACTCTTGAAGACACACTACAAAAgccacatcaacaacaacacttgCCACATCTGCAACGTGACCTTGGAGTGCCAGAACTCACTCTCCACACACTTGGTGAATGTCCACTCCCCGCCGTTTTGTGAGCACTGCCATCAATCGTTTGCTGACGTGTGGGAGTTGAACAAACACGCAGAGACGTCCTCTTTGTTCAACAACCATTCTGAGGAGGTGATTAAAGCGGACACTCCAGGGAGGCaatggaatgacagagctcGAAAACATCCTGATGCAGAGCAAACCGCTGCCTCTGGTGTGGACTATGTGGTCAGGGAAGATTCTCAGGATGGTTTGCCATCGAAGGAGCTGCTGGAAGGAGAGTCAGACAATGACTCTGACTCCAGTTCAACTGATCACTCCAGCGATTCATCGAAGAGTCTGCCTTCTAGAAAAAGCCGTTCAACCGTCTTCAGTAACTCATTTTGCAAAGTGTGTGGAAAAGGGCCTTTCAAATTTGTCAAGCTCCATCGACGCCACTGTACGGGGGCCAAGGTTGAACATCGATGTTTACTCTGCAACGCAACCTTTGAAACCTCCTTAGCTCTGAATGAACACTACCTTCCTTTGTATTCCTGTGAGATCTGCGGTCAGATTTTCTCTCACCAGACTTTGTACCGACATCACAAATGTCCGAAAAGGAGCGGCACAGGACGTGTCCTGTTTTGTTCAACGGTGATGCCTATTGCTTGTAAGATCTGCAAATGTTTCTTCACCAGCGAGGCACATTTGTCGAACCACATCACGGCAGCTCACTCGTCACTGGTCCGCACCAAGGTGTGCATCATCAAGGGCCACTCGGGACACAGTGACAAAAGCATTCTGTTGACGTCTCAGCAGCTTCCCTCCACTTACAGTCCTGCCGTTAAGATCAACAATGGAGGAATTGATGGGAATGAAACCAATGGCAAACCCTTCAAAAATTCAAGGCCCAGCTCTTCCTCTTCGCCTTTCAACGGAAGCCGGCATCTGTCCGCTGAGCTGCCCTTCAAAGGCGTCAGTTCAGGTAAACCTGCCGCTGCAAACACGTCGTCCAATCACCTTGTTTCTTCTGTGTCTCAGGCTGCAGCGGCAGTCCCTCACACAGGCCGCGCGCCAGCTATTCTGGCTCTGTTTGAGAATTACAGCAAGGAGCTCGCTCTGAGGCAGCGCTTGAACATGGATTGGCGCTTGAAACCGTGCTACCGCTGCCACCTGTGCTGTGCCACGGTCAGACAACGCTCCTTCCTCATCCTCCACCGTTACCGCCACAGAGGCAAGCGCCTGCACCACTGCCACTGCGGCCGCAGATTCGCTCAGCGCCTGTACCTGCTGCGCCACTGTGTCCAGCATGCCGAGGCTGTGGACTACATTTGTGCGAGCTGTGGAAAGACATTCACCGGATC encodes the following:
- the si:dkey-79d12.4 gene encoding zinc finger and SCAN domain-containing protein 10 isoform X2; translated protein: MELSGRQEKCWVCGETFGNIALLKTHYKSHINNNTCHICNVTLECQNSLSTHLVNVHSPPFCEHCHQSFADVWELNKHAETSSLFNNHSEEVIKADTPGRQWNDRARKHPDAEQTAASGVDYVVREDSQDGLPSKELLEGESDNDSDSSSTDHSSDSSKSLPSRKSRSTVFSNSFCKVCGKGPFKFVKLHRRHCTGAKVEHRCLLCNATFETSLALNEHYLPLYSCEICGQIFSHQTLYRHHKCPKRSGTGRVLFCSTVMPIACKICKCFFTSEAHLSNHITAAHSSLVRTKVCIIKGHSGHSDKSILLTSQQLPSTYSPAVKINNGGIDGNETNGKPFKNSRPSSSSSPFNGSRHLSAELPFKGVSSGCSGSPSHRPRASYSGSV
- the smg9 gene encoding nonsense-mediated mRNA decay factor SMG9 isoform X1, whose product is MSESGHSQPGMYGPGRRRRRRRGERDIIGPPGQNLSGPSRERDYQPRERRDGSEDPPGPLIQKTPIILAKPPGERAKTSQSTPASGVPVIEKPIMLMKARDDGTKPGTPPETAAQPSGPSKIEREGQRPTQPVYQIQNRGMGSSASSSTVDPMVGQAKLVPAEKMKHSIKLVDDQMNWCDSAMEYLRHQTDMLVVGVIGLQGTGKSTVMSLLSANTPEEDQRGYVFRAQTQEIKERAGNQSTGIDFFITQERVIFLDTQPILSPSSLDHLINNDRKLPPEYNLPSTYVEMQSLQIAAFLFTVCHVVIVVQDWFTDLNLYRFLQTAEMLKPSTPSASSDSSGSSGNDDGAEYYPHIVFLQNKTRREDFCPRNFKNMHVVVDKLMSHSHLKYKGLLRHVADDGFLLSQCYITISFSPGSLSMLDCNIFPGLGQDFLPTEVNMFLLPVQESDGEDQLNKAGSGTYPLFSLLPGYRGHPSFSTMVFKLRSQILAMPRCQLSHTILTEKNWFHYAARIWDGVKKSSALSEYSRLLC
- the smg9 gene encoding nonsense-mediated mRNA decay factor SMG9 isoform X2 — encoded protein: MSESGHSQPGMYGPGRRRRRRRGERDIIGPPGQNLSGPSRERDYQPRERRDGSEDPPGPLIQKTPIILAKPPGERAKTSQSTPASGVPVIEKPIMLMKARDDGTKPGTPPETAAQPSGPSKIEREGQRPTQPVYQIQNRGMGSSASSSTVDPMVGQAKLVPAEKMKHSIKLVDDQMNWCDSAMEYLRHQTDMLVVGVIGLQGTGKSTVMSLLSANTPEEDQRGYVFRAQTQEIKERAGNQSTGIDFFITQERVIFLDTQPILSPSSLDHLINNDRKLPPEYNLPSTYVEMQSLQIAAFLFTVCHVVIVVQDWFTDLNLYRFLQTAEMLKPSTPSASSDSSGSSGNDDGAEYYPHIVFLQNKTRREDFCPRNFKNMHVVVDKLMSHSHLKYKGSLSMLDCNIFPGLGQDFLPTEVNMFLLPVQESDGEDQLNKAGSGTYPLFSLLPGYRGHPSFSTMVFKLRSQILAMPRCQLSHTILTEKNWFHYAARIWDGVKKSSALSEYSRLLC
- the si:dkey-79d12.4 gene encoding zinc finger protein 93 isoform X1, whose protein sequence is MELSGRQEKCWVCGETFGNIALLKTHYKSHINNNTCHICNVTLECQNSLSTHLVNVHSPPFCEHCHQSFADVWELNKHAETSSLFNNHSEEVIKADTPGRQWNDRARKHPDAEQTAASGVDYVVREDSQDGLPSKELLEGESDNDSDSSSTDHSSDSSKSLPSRKSRSTVFSNSFCKVCGKGPFKFVKLHRRHCTGAKVEHRCLLCNATFETSLALNEHYLPLYSCEICGQIFSHQTLYRHHKCPKRSGTGRVLFCSTVMPIACKICKCFFTSEAHLSNHITAAHSSLVRTKVCIIKGHSGHSDKSILLTSQQLPSTYSPAVKINNGGIDGNETNGKPFKNSRPSSSSSPFNGSRHLSAELPFKGVSSGKPAAANTSSNHLVSSVSQAAAAVPHTGRAPAILALFENYSKELALRQRLNMDWRLKPCYRCHLCCATVRQRSFLILHRYRHRGKRLHHCHCGRRFAQRLYLLRHCVQHAEAVDYICASCGKTFTGSKRLAKHLRCRKLLEDTKPNGYHKRRCEMSFTCDCGLTFLRPSAYIWHHIQKHMDTRHLRKRLK